The following DNA comes from Entelurus aequoreus isolate RoL-2023_Sb linkage group LG19, RoL_Eaeq_v1.1, whole genome shotgun sequence.
atgagttcccggcgagcagacaaaagctgtctttgatcttaccaatcaaaaggcttgtaaaactccactgtgtaggatgggaagcgacatgaaggtgtcggtttctttgatgtattgtaatccacaggaagattttgtcttgacccgagatctacaaagcggagagaaagcaggacctgacccccttccaggcaccttttctttgaactgtttagtaaccaaaggcgacggctgtttacgaccccccgtccctttagaaacagatgttgccatgtaatcagggaaagtccaaataatctttcgtcagagtgtgtacaagggtacaggtctatgcgtttctcctcattgagccaaatttaatgctGTCTGTCTAATTCCtcgcttctttgtctgtttaatagatgtcatcagtgttttgaGCCTGACAAATGTCCCAGAAaatgtggaattcctggaaaagtgAAAATAAAACGGAGGAAAAGTagggtgtaataataataattagagtaCTATGAACCTTATTAGGTGTACCTGATGTTGTGGAATACCATTCAAAAGGAGGACAACTTACTGTTGAAGACCATATTATTGTCTTTGAAGTCCTTCCACTGCTGGTACCATTTGGAGTCCCTGTGGAGTACCACGCCCGTAGCTTCCCtgaaagaacacacacacacacaacctcgCAGTGTCAATAAACACCAAAGTCCAGAGAGGACGTCATGGCTGCGGTGGTGTGGTCAGTTTGTCCGCTCACGCACTCGTTGGCTTCATAGACCTTGTTTTCATCCGCCGGCCCCTTCGAGGAGAACTCGCTCCGCTTCCTGAGTCTAGCGGGAGGCCGGTAGGGGCCGGTGTGGCCCAGGTCGCCGATCTCTTTCTTCACGCTCTCCATACCCTGAATGAGGTCAACAAAGTAAGAATGACCGCAAAAATGGAGAGGATTGATCTCATTTCGAAGGTTGCATTGTCACCTGCAGCAGGAGTCATTACTGTACGTTTGTCTGGCTGGCAGCTAGTCGGTAAAATTACTTATGGGCAGATTTGAAGGAAATGTCACAACAACTTTAGTGTGTGCGTATGCCACCCCCACAACAAGTCAATAAAGTTCCacctagggcagacctgggcattctgcggcccgcgggccgcatccggccctttgtgcgtccctgtccggcccgtgtgaggccaattataaattacaaaataaattttaaaaagtatctatgtcgagtgtgcaatacaacggtgctgcttttgttttgaaaatcgttatttgtattacttccgtgtggacgtatgcatgtgcgtgattgtgagtgaatgtgaacagctgcaataacaaatcacaaaataaagttgaaaaaacatctatgtcgtgcgcgcaatacaactgtgctgcttttattttgaaaagtattatttatgggcgtatgtccgtgtgtaacctgcgagtgaaggtgcacatgcagcgacaattttgcacggtttacacccgagacgctaaaaagagaaaagttgatgaggaatggcgtgtttccaacaagacatggactgccaagcaacgttccctctaaggtgcgcgcctgcgcaattgcgcactgctcaagcgtccgctgcgcgcagcaaatatatgccgcgcaccaaatcaaatcccatgtgaattctaaacaaaataaacatatttattctatgtaattttgcaatgcagctttgagtgacagtgacaacaagtggcccgaacggtgttcgtcaacaccgttcaattgaacaccgttcaattattgtaacgtctatcgagatgcttcgaggacaggaattatatcgatcactttattgagcaaaactgtttatattcggacataaccacaccaaaaacatgagtttgcacacttctatctcgaaaaactagtcattttctgccgtacaaaccaggccaaaaccaacttgtcatctgtcaccaacacgcatagcactaaaccactggtgcgtttatggccacacaaaaagtcggacaactcaaacaccacacaaagttacactatgactcctcagtcatacgtgtgcttattttactgtcatttattattaatgttaatttatttatattagtcatggaatgctgttacacacactatgttgaagtattactattattattaattattattattattattattatttatcttacggtatatatcaaaaataataatgtgtgtaatacacaaaataatagcaaaatttaattgaaatattgtcgatgtggccctccagcagtgctcgggttgctcatgcggcccccggtaaaaattaattgcccactccTGACCTAGGgagttacaaaccccgtttccatatgagttgggaaattgtgttagatgtaaatataaacggaatacaatgatttgcaaatccttttcaagccatattcagttgaatgcactacaaagacaacatatttgatgttcaaactcataaactgtattttttttttgcaaataataattaagttagaatttcatggctgcaacacgtgccaaagtagttgggaaagggcatgttcaccactgtgttacacggcctttccttttaacaacactcagtaaaggtttgggaactgaggagacacatttttgaagcttctcaggtggaattctttcccattcttgcttgatgtacagcttaagttgttcaacagtccgggggtctcccttctgctattttagggctcataatgtgccacacattttcaatgggagacaggtctggactacaggcaggccagtctagtacccgcactcttttactatgaagccacgttgatgtaacacgtggcttggcattgtcttgctgaaataagcaggggcgtccatgataacgttgcttagatggcaacatatgtagctccaaaacctgtatgtacctttcagcattaatggtgccttcacagatgtgtaagttacccatgtcttgggcactaatacacccccataccatcacacatgctgccttttacactttgcgcctagagcaATCCAGATGGGCTTTTCCTCTTTGtaccagaggacacgacgtctacagtttccaaaaacaattcgaaatgttgacagaacacttttccactttgcatcagtctgtcttagatgagctcgggcccagcgaagccggcggcgtttctgggtgttgttgataaatggctttcgctttgcatagtacagttttaacttgcacttacagatgtagcgaccaactgtatagttactgacagtggttttctgaagtgttcctgagcccatgtggtgatatcctttacacactgatgtcgcttattgatgcagtacagcctgagggattgaaggtcatgggtattcaatgttggttttcagccttgctgcctacgtgcagtgatttctccagattctctgaaccttttgatgatattacggagcgtagatggtggaatacctcaattccttgcaatagctggttgagacatgttgttcctaaacaatttgctttgttgacaaagtggtgaccctcgccccgtccttgtttgtgaatggctgagcatttcatggaagctgcttttatacccaatcatggcacccacctgttcccaattagcctgttcacctgtgggatgttccaaataagtgtttgatgagcgttcctcaactttctcagtcttttttgccacctgtgccagttttttttaaattagtagcaggcatcaaattccaaatgagctaatatttgcaaaaaataacaaaatttaccagttcgaacgttaaatatattgtttttgcagtctatttaattgaatataagttgaaaagcagTGCATGAATCCAAACCTGTGAGATGGCTTTGAAAGCACCGGTCTTTCCCAACATCTCCCCGCTCTTGGAGACCGTCTCTGCTGAGGTCTTGGCAGTTTTAGCCGCCTCTTCCATTCCCTCCTTGATCTTCTTCCCGATGTCCGTGCGACTGACCTCCTCCAGGCCCTGGTCAGGCACAAGAACACATCCCGGTGAGCCGTCTCAGACCACCTATTGACCGTGTGACACTCCCGGTATTTACCTCCTTTACTGTGTCTGAGAGGTTCTCCAGCTTCTTCTTCAGAACCTCTGAGGTCCTCACCGTTTCAGACTCAATAGTTTTCTACCAAGGCACAAAGCTTTAGGAACAACACCATTGTAAAAGGCAGCGTGTGAGAGCAAATACTGACATATTTCCTGCGCGCTTGCCTCAAAGCGTCTGACTCCTCCAGTTTTTTGGCTTCTTCGCGGAACTTTTTGATGTTTTCTCTCATTTCCTTGTTTTTGCCCATCTCCTGCTTCAGGTTGTCCAGGAATTCGCCGAGGAAACCCTTTCTTCCCGCGCCCCGCTCCCCCGACAAATATCTCACCTGAAGACGTGAGGACTGTGGCACCTTTCACAAAAACACAGAAGAACATAAGCAGCAGGCACAAGATTGTATGTTTTATGCCCcatttttccaaagaaaaccctatttatatggcaaaaacataaaatatacaatACTTTCCCCGAaacaattttttcatgttttatgcccttttttccaaggaaaaccctttttttttttttttttaatggcaaaaacattaaatacgcaatattttccccaaaacatttttttcatgttatgcccttttttccatgggtaaccctgttttttatggcaaaaacataaaatatgcaacattttccccaaatttttttttatgttatatgccctttttccccccaaaaaatctgtttttttatggcaaaaaaataaaatatgcaataatttccccaaaacatttttgtaatgtTATATGCCTTTTTTCCCCAAAGAAACCcaagtttttttatggcaaaaacaaaaatgatgtaatattttcttatggcaaaaacataaacatttttatatttttcttatggcaaaaacataaaatatgcaatattttccccaaaacatattttttatattttatgccCTTTTCTCCATGGAaaaacctgttttttatggcaaaaacataaaataagaaTTATTTTTCCCAAAACATTTGATGTTTTATGAAATTTTTTCCACGGAAAACgtttttattgcaaaaacattaaatatgcaatatttaccccaaaacatttagttttatgcccttttttccaaagaaaacccatttttttgtGGCAATAGcataaaacatgcaatattttaccccaaatttttttttcatgttttatgccattttttccaaagaaaaccctgtttatatggcaaaaacataaaTTATGCAATACTTTCCCcgaaacatttttttcatgttttatgccctttttttccaaagaacaccctgttttttaatggcaaaaacacaaaatatgcaatattttcccccaatttttttttcgtgttttatgccctttttccaTTGAaacccctgttttttatggcaaaaacataaaataagcattattttccccaaaacatttgatgttttatgaatttttttccacggaaaaacgttttttattgcaaaaacattaaatatgcaatatttaccccaaaacattttgttttatgccctttttttccaaagaaaaccctttttttgtgGCATCAGcataaaaaatgcaatattttacccacattttttttttcatgttttatgccattttttccaaagaaaaccctgtttatatggcaaaaacataatatatgcaatactttccccgaaacatttttttcatgttttatgcccttttttccaaAGAACaccctgttttttaatggcaaaaacataaaatatgcaatattttccccaaaattttttttcatgttttatgccctttttccaTGGAaacccctgttttttatggcaaaaacataaaataagcaTCATTTTCCCCAACACATTTgatgttttatgacattttttccaCAGAAAACCGTTTTTAtggcaaatatgcaatatttaccccaaAACATTcagttttatgtccttttttataaagaaaactctgttttttgtggcaaaagcataaaatgtgcaatattttccccaaaacatttttttcatgttttatgccattttttctatggaaaaccctgttttttatggcaaaaacataaaataagcattattttccccaaaacatttgatGTTTTATGAAATGTTTTCCACGGAAAAacgtttttatttcaaaaacattaaatatgcaatatttaccccaaaacattttgttttatgcccttttttctaAAGAAAACTCTTTTTTTGTGGCATCAGCATAAAAAATGCAATGTTTtacccacatttttttttcatgttttatgccattttttccaaagaaaaccctgtttatatggcaaaaacataatttatgcaatacTTTCCCcgaaacatttttttcatgttttatgccctttttttccaaagaacaccctgttttttaatggcaaaaactcaaaatatgcaatattttccccaaatttttttttcgtgttttatgccctttttccaTTGAaacccctgttttttatggcaaaaacataaaatatgcaatattttccccaacacATTTGATGTTTTATGAGATTTTTTCCACGGAaaactgtttttatggcaaaaacattaaatatgcaatatttaccccaaAACATtcagttttatgcccttttttctaAAGAAAACCCCGTTTTTTGGGGGCAAAagcataaaatatgcaatattttccccaaaacatttttttaatgttatatgcccttttttccaaagaaaaccccgtttttttttatatggcaaaaacataaattatgtaatattttcttatggcaaaaacataaacatttttatatttctcttatggcaaaaacataaaatatacaatattttccccaaaacatatttttcatgttttatgcccttttctccatggaaaaccctgtttttatggcaaaaacataaaataagcattattttccccaaaacatttgatgttttatgaatttttttccaCGGAAAAACgtttttattgcaaaaacatTAAATAGGCAATATTTAccccaaaacattttgttttatgcccttttttccaaagaaaaacccttttttttgtgGCAatagcataaaacatttttttttcatgttttatgtaaattttttacaaagaaaactCTGTTTAtatggcaaaaaacaaaaataggCAATACTTTCCCCGAAACATTTTattcatgttttatgccctttttttccccaaagaacaccctgttttttaatggcaaaaacataaaatatgcaatattttcccccaatttttttttcatgttttatgccctttttccaTGGAaacccctgttttttatggcaaaaacataaaataagcaTTATTTTCCCCAACACATTTgatgttttatgacattttttccaCGGAAAACCGTTTTTAtggcaaatatgcaatatttaccccaaAACATTcagttttatgtccttttttatAAAGAAAACTCTGTTTTTGTGGCAAAAgcgtaaaatatgcaatattttccccaaaacacttttttcatgttttatgccattttttctatggaaaaccctgttttttatggcaaaaacataaaataagcattattttccccaaaacatttgatGTTTTATGAATTGTTTTCCACGAAAAAACgtttttattgcaaaaacattaaatatgcaatatttaccccaaaacattttgttttatgcccttttttccaaagaaaacccttttttgtgGCAATAGcataaaacatgcaatattttacccaaattttttttttcatgttttatgccattttttccaaagaaaaccctgtttttttttttaagttaaagtaccaatgatagtcacacacacactaggtgtggcgaaattattctctgcatttgacccatcacccttgatcaccccctgggaggtgaggggagcagtgagcagcagcggtggccgcgcccgggaatcattttttggtgatttaacccccaattccaacccttgatgctaagtgccaagcagggaggtaatggctcccatttttatagtctttggtatgactcggccggggtttgaactcacaacctacccatctcagggcggacactctaaccacttcttacatattccttattttcaaTAGTTCATCGAAAATATCAACGAGCAACGATGTCgactgatataaaacacttataccgTGGTACAGTTTTTAGCCAGCCCGTGGTACGACACCCAATCAGACAGAAGCCCACCTTGGCTCGTGCAAAAATAGTGACTTATCAAACGTTCCTACCTGGGAAGAACTGGAGGGAAAGTTCCGTATCCTGAAGACATTTGCTCTGTTGTGCAGCAGCAAGATATTGGAGGGGCACGTCGCAGAATATTTCCTTAAACATATCTGacgagagaaaaaaatatatatattattagccTGACTCTTCAGTATGTGCACTTTTAAACGTGTAACACAGGATGTAGAATTGGACAATAAACATTCAGTCCGAGGGTGTCCATAAAGAAACGTTGAAAAAGGCACTTTGATAGTAAAAACAGTGTAAATTGTGTCATTGTTGAATATATAAAAGGGGAAAATATctaaatccattgctattctttataaagtaagacacatactTAATAAGACATGTCTGCATATGttctattattcttttatttctccatatttaacatattgtgttgaagtttggggaaatgtttataaaacaaacatagacccaataattaaaatttaaaaaagggtcattagaataacacacaaagc
Coding sequences within:
- the LOC133634841 gene encoding mitochondrial import inner membrane translocase subunit TIM44-like yields the protein MASPLCQCYQICLRKYSATCPSNILLLHNRANVFRIRNFPSSSSQVPQSSRLQVRYLSGERGAGRKGFLGEFLDNLKQEMGKNKEMRENIKKFREEAKKLEESDALRQARRKYKTIESETVRTSEVLKKKLENLSDTVKEGLEEVSRTDIGKKIKEGMEEAAKTAKTSAETVSKSGEMLGKTGAFKAISQGMESVKKEIGDLGHTGPYRPPARLRKRSEFSSKGPADENKVYEANEEATGVVLHRDSKWYQQWKDFKDNNMVFNRFFEMKMKYDESDNAFIRASRAVTDKMTDLIGGLFSKTEMSEVLTEILKADPSFDKDSFLKQCERDIIPNILEAMIRGELEVLKDWCYEATYSQLAHPIQQAKAMGLQFHSKILDIDSIDLAMGKMMDQGPVLIITFQAQLVMVIRNTKGVVVEGDPEKVLKMMYVWALCRDQEELNPHAAWRLLDISASSTEQIL